One Colius striatus isolate bColStr4 chromosome 8, bColStr4.1.hap1, whole genome shotgun sequence genomic region harbors:
- the LOC133625917 gene encoding homeobox protein vent1-like, which produces MWDLMVEKRVDKPPLLWAPSQAKLPMAETKPHGVRPHICCLPPPRPPTSLGSAPLLLRAEPRWGGPRPSQPAATEPCAAERGRDSPREPTDPCPSEPARDGGWLSTDESSGYESESAGGEQAVAGGTRGRQRRARTAFTSEQLCRLEKTFQRQKYLGASERRKLAAALQLSEIQIKTWFQNRRMKLKRQIQDHQHSLISPAPLHTYPPGAPPAFFQDSLHYPFGPQQHRLLPLTPVPAVQFSFSFPIYNTSQRTFPFVANELSCYRQHFLPHPSFHPVIQNKMDKQFHPVCTL; this is translated from the exons ATGTGGGACCTCATGGTTGAAAAGCGTGTGGATAAACCCCCACTACTATGGGCACCTTCA CAGGCCAAACTCCCTATGGCTGAGACCAAGCCCCACGGGGTCAGGCCCCACATCTGCTGCTTGCCCCCTCCGCGCCCCCCCACCTCTCTCGGCAGTGCCCCACTTCTGCTCAGAGCCGAGCCCCGATGGGGCGGGCCGCGGCCGAGCCAGCCCGCGGCCACCGAGCCCTGCGCAGCCGAGCGGGGCAGAGACAGCCCCCGGGAGCCCACCGACCCGTGTCCGTCTGAGCCAG CCCGTGACGGCGGCTGGCTGAGCACCGACGAGTCCTCTGGCTACGAGAGCGAGAGCGCGGGCGGGGAGCAAGCGGTGGCGGGCGGGACCcgcgggcggcagcggcgggcgcGGACCGCCTTCACCTCGGAGCAGCTCTGCCGGCTGGAGAAGACCTTTCAGCGCCAGAAGTACTTGGGAGCCTCGGAGCGGAGGAAGTTGGCGGCTGCTTTGCAGCTCTCGGAGATCCAG aTCAAGACGTGGTTTCAGAACCGGAGGATGAAATTGAAAAGGCAAATACAGGACCACCAGCACAGTCTCATATCTCCTGCTCCACTTCACACCTATCCCCCGGGGGCCCCACCAGCTTTCTTCCAGGATAGTCTGCACTACCCCTTTggtccacagcagcacagactcCTGCCTCTTACCCCGGTGCCTGCTGTGCAGTTCAGCTTCTCCTTTCCCATATATAATACATCGCAAAGAACCTTCCCCTTTGTGGCAAATGAGCTGTCATGCTACCGTCAACACTTTCTTCCTCATCCTTCTTTCCATCCAGTTATTCAGAACAAAATGGACAAGCAATTCCACCCTGTGTGTACATTatag